The following coding sequences lie in one Palaemon carinicauda isolate YSFRI2023 chromosome 7, ASM3689809v2, whole genome shotgun sequence genomic window:
- the LOC137644572 gene encoding craniofacial development protein 2-like, with the protein MVTRSSCIHMEVHRSRGPCLIYSVSDFLTSILRCITRPGEGWAPPGFISPRHCMMDTTKKDTIPARSSPGSTRTAPSVAHQGGRDKCTTGATSPPKIRGRDNGAIATWNVRTLAQTGKLQELTHELEKYTWHVVGLCEVRWKNHGEHLTEEGHVLYYSGEMDKHTNGVGFLVNKNVKNSVLGCCPVSSRAISIRLRAAPFNITIVQAYAPTTDHDDDAVEAFYSQLQEAIDKVDKKDILIIQGDWNAKVGKDALKDWKEFCGPLCNDVSNERGLRLLEFASYNNAVLANTLGEHKASRRWTWHAPNGIYHNQIDYILVQNRFRSGIKRATTRTFPGADVGSDHDLVFVNFKLRLKTIKKPKNTRMKFNLDRLRDPNITESFKATVGGKFAPLLTLEEDHSAETLTAQLNKVMIESANETLGNVRRKTQR; encoded by the coding sequence gtgccttatttatagcgtttcggactttttgacctcgattttgaggtgtattacccGGCCTGGAGAGGGATGGGCGCCGCCAGGCTTCATCAGCCCAAGACACTGCATGATGGACACAACAAAAAAGGATACCATACCGGCTCGGTCGTCGCCCGGGTCAACAAGGACCGCGCCATCCGTTGCACACCAGGGCGGACGTGACAAGTGTACTACTGGTGCAACATCCCCTCCGAAGATCCGAGGAAGAGATAACGGTGCAATAGCAACATGGAACGTGAGAACCCTTGCCCAGACAGGGAAACTACAGGAACTAACACACGAACTGGAGAAATACACCTGGCACGTTGTGGGACTCTGTGAAGTTAGGTGGAAGAACCATGGGGAACATCTCACCGAGGAAGGTCATGTACTTTACTACAGCGGAGAGATGGACAAACATACCAATGGCGTAGgttttcttgtcaacaagaacgtCAAGAACTCTGTACTAGGTTGCTGCCCAGTTTCCAGCAGGGCCATTTCCATCCGCCTAAGAGCAGCACCATTTAACATCACAATAGTACAGGCCTATGCACCAACAACAGACCACGACGATGATGCTGTGGAGGCATTCTACAGTCAACTCCAAGAAGCCATCGACAaagtggacaaaaaggacatacttATCATCCAGGGAGATTGGAATGCGAAAGTGGGCAAAGACGCACTGAAGGACTGGAAGGAATTCTGTGGCCCCTTGTGCAATGACGTGTCCAATGAGAGAGGACTACGACTACTAGAGTTTGCCAGCTACAACAATGCTGTGCTTGCAAATACACTCGGTGAGCACAAGGCATCACGACGCTGGACATGGCATGCACCTAATGGAATCTACCACAACCAGATCGACTACATTCTTGTACAAAATCGGTTCAGATCGGGGATCAAAAGAGCTACAACAAGAACTTTCCCTGGTGCAGATGTCGGTAGCGACCATGATCTGGTGTTTGTGAACTTCAAACTCAGGCTGAAGACAATCAAGAAGCCCAAGAACACCAGGATGAAATTCAACCTGGACAGGTTGAGGGACCCCAACATCACAGAGTCCTTTAAGGCAACAGTTGGAGGGAAGTTTGCCCCACTGTTGACGCTTGAGGAAGACCACAGCGCAGAAACGCTGACAGCTCAATTAAACAAAGTCATGATAGAGTCTGCAAACGAAACGCTTGGAAACGTTCGCAGGAAAACACAGCGATGA
- the LOC137644574 gene encoding uncharacterized protein, translated as MNQAKEDWIGKQCTEIEEKLEKNNSRRAFQIVKDLTKPKEARVSTIQDKAGNCLTEEEDILKRWTEYCSDLYNYQTNGDPNVTSCHKSSNNDDFPVLREEVEEAIRSLKHGKAAGAEEIIAEEQAGFRRGRSTTEQIFNLRVLCEKYSQHQQDIFHVFIDYKKAFDRVWHDALWATMNRYNMGQKLILTIQQLYNKATSAVLAQGKIGE; from the exons ATGAACCAAGCCAAAGAAGATTGGATTGGGAAACAGTGTACAGAAATTGAGGAAAAGCTGGAGAAGAACAACAGTAGGCGAGCGTTCCAAATCGTGAAAGAtctaacaaaaccaaaggaagCACGAGTCAGTACCATCCAAGACAAAGCAGGGAACTGCCTCACGGAAGAAGAAGACATACTCAAGAGGTGGACAGAGTACTGTTCCGACCTTTACAACTACCAGACCAATGGAGATCCCAATGTAACATCGTGCCACAAATCATCTAACAACGACGACTTCCCAGTtctgagagaagaagtggaggaagcgatcagatcgctaaaacatggaaaagctgcagga gcagaagagatcattgccgaagaacaagctggatttagaagaGGAAGGAGCACAACGGAACAGATTTTCAATCTTCGAGTTCTGTGTGAGAAGTACAGCCAACACCAGCAAGACATCTTTCACGTGTTCATTGACTACAAAAAGGCATTTGACCGCGTATGGCATGATGCCCTCTGGGCCACAATGAACAGGTACAACATGGGACAAAAACTGATACTGACGATCCAACAGCTGTACAATAAAGCAACCAGCGCGGTCCTTGCCCAAGGCAAAATAGGCGAATAG